AATTCGAAATCTGCTCAACTGGGAATTCGTCCTAATATGGAATTTAAGCAGTGGATGAAAAAGAATCCCAATGAGTCTCGAagaaaacgtaaataattGAAGTCCAATAAAATATGTTGCCTCTCAGTTTCTATTTAATATATgacttttgtttattaattgtcCATTTTTTTCGTTGTTCACCTCCACTAGACACAATAATACATGTACGGTAAACCTAAGAAGGCTGCGTCGTCACACCACGGAAGGGGCTACGTGGAAAAGGTTCAAGgcaatataaacaaaaatgctTCATacatgaggaaaaaatttaccGAAGTAGAAATTGGGTTTTGACGAGGggattttcacaaaaatttattaacattcgAATTGGTTATTTATACCGCTTTGCAGAACATCTCTGTTGgcacaatataaatttatcttttttcaaaacatagATATTCCCGTTATCGCCGTTGGTGAAGTAGTGGTGTTCTTCCTTCCCTTCTATTACAGGTGAATCTGAGAAACCTTGTACGTAGGCGGCAACCCATAAATCGTCTTGCCCGACATTGTAcgcactaaaaataaattatttatcagtTTATCTTTACTATATGTTCAAATTTACCGCAGCACTTCTAGAAGTTTCAGTATGTCACTACTTTGATAAAACCCCCTTAATAGTAAAACCCTGATTTGCCCGACTTCAACGTTGGGTTCTGGAGCTTCATAACTATTTACATAGTCTCCAGCACTACCAGTGAAATCGCCATCCAGCGATACCATTCCCAGCCATTCCGCAAAATCTACAATATCCTCTTCATCGCATTCTCCTTCCAATGTGGGCGATTTTATAGAGTATACTACATGTGTTTCACTCTTGGGTTCGCATCGTTGAACCACGTATTTCAGCGAGTCGAAATATTTGGCTGCTGAAGATGGACAGATGGATTCATCAGGAGGTTTCCAATTAAATATGACCGAAAATCGCTCTAAAGAATTTAAAGCAGTCGTGATTCGGTCATAATTCGGCTTGTTCTGGATCAATTTGCTCGTCAAATCAATTTCGACAACTGAAAAAGATCATTTCCACTAAAACACGCGTTAATTTACCCAACAAAACAACTTacctttttgttatttgtaagCAATCAATATATAAGAGTTGTGCTGAGTTTAGGTAAGTATGTTTTGAagggttaattaaataaaatgcgtggttaaagttttatgaaaatatattatgagtaatttccattattacatgtaaaatttaacaaaaaccatgAAAACAAAACGGCCAATACCTAGGATTGTTAACGCGTGATGGTTCCATCACAGTGATTAACCATATATTGCTTCTTACCTCTAAAATATATTGTAACACAAAACGGCTAAAATGCATTACATTGATGCAGCTGCTATCTAGTTTACAGAAATAAGATTATCTCTGAACTTTGGAGCTTTGTGTTTTTAAAACAGGAAACACGTGGAGTTTCACAATAAATCAAAGTGACTACCAGAATGATTCCAAACTGGACAGAACTGTGACTCAGTATTTTTGCCTCTACCTTATTTTCCGGaaattcattgtttttatCGGAACACTCGTTTGTAAGGAACTAAAGATGGTTAGCGATATGCTATTAAAAAAGATTAGGCCCGCTCTACTATACTTAATTAGCTACAAGGCACAGCTTGCAGTAGCTGGAGCTTAAGCTATTAGATATAGAACTATATAATTCCCAGACCACGATGTATCAAAATTACGGCAGAGATAGGTATAGCAGCCTTACTTTCCCTGGTATAACTAGGCTCTATTTGAAAAGCGCCTTcgtcattttattttgcattaagACTTGCAACTGGACGTTCCTTCACCAAACTCTGCATTACATGCTATATTACAACAGCTAATATACgatatttatcttttaatatttggcCACTGATCTGGTTTATGAGTAAAGCATATTTAACAACTGGTAAAGGATAATGTGGGGCTAAtatccaaatcaaaattcaccTCCTTAATATGCTTCTTGAAAGCTTTGAGTTCATCCATAGAAATACCCTGCCAACTTTCCAATTCCGATAAAACCTTGAGATTCGGGCAACTGGCTAAAAGCAGCTCCACAGTCCTCATGCTCATGTCACAGCTATAAAGTACTCTCAGTTCTTCCAAATACTTCATCGGGTTTACTCTAAGTATATTCACCAGGTTTGAATGCGTAATACCCGTGGATGAGCCCAAATGTATGTATTTAATGTTGACTGCGTAAGTCAAAATCACTTCCAAATGACTTATACTACCGTCCACAACCCAAAATACCCGTTCTAAATTTCTGAAGGGTTGGGAGCACATGGTGGGTCCAATAGGTCTTTCATTCGCAAAGTACCTAAAATCGCAGTTGTAAAAGACTAGACTTTTGATTTTCGGGCAATATTTCCCTATCACTACTAGAACGTTCATATCCATTTCTTCGACATGTTCCAGGTGAAGGTGGGTGAGCTTAAATCCTCCCACTTTCAAAAGTTCGTTCAAGGAATGCTCGTAGAATGCACACGACAAGAACTTGACTTCCCTTAAATGGTTCAAGGATATAAATGCCGATAAATCCGCGATTCTCAAATCATAATAGAAAAGAGATATGAATTCCAGTTTCGGAAACATGCTGACTAGAAGGATTGCACTTTCAGTGGTCAGATCTCTCGTATGGACCTTTCTTAATTCAAAGGGTCCGTAATGAATCTCCCTCTGGCTAATGTGCTCGATAATATCACTGAATTCATCGCATCTTCCTATATCCCGCAACTTCGGCAATCCGCAGATTAACTTTGAATGGCCGGCGGTGGTGATTGAGGTGCGATGTAACTGCagttcctttaaatttttgcagtTTAATAAGTACGGAATACTGCGGTCTGTTACTGACCGGGATGACATCACATCAATACACTGTATATGCGCGCAGTTTTCAGATATGGTTTGAATGATCACATCGCTACAGTCAAAGCAAAGACAAATAGAACGCAGATTTTTCATATTCCTAATGCCGCATAAAATACTTTTGTCAAGCTCCATAGTCTTGCAATCTCCGGTGCATGATCCGAGATTAAGATTCTCCAAACCGCTCATTTTCTCTAAGTTTTTATACAAGACATATCGCATTATTTTGGGCCATTGAGAAAAGTCAACGCTTCTTAATCGTGAGTTAAGCACAACTTCCGTTAAACTAACTACGATATTCATTTCGGTCCAGTATTTGGACATCGAAACTCGAGGATAATAgtgcttttttgttttctctaTTAAAGCCCTGACAGCTTGCAGTACTTCCACAGCCATTGATTCGTACAAATAATAAGGAACATACGAGACCAACGTTTCATTTAGCCTATCGATACTTTTCTGAACATTGGTTATTAGTTTCTGGGAATCTCTAATATACTGCACGTTGTTCATAATTGCCGGTGTGGTATGGACAATGAACAACCCAATGCTCTTTAGAGCTAGTGTCTTCAAGGTCGGAACATCTTTGAACTTTGGCATTGTCTgaaacaattcaaataatacaaataGTCAATGGGGCGTAATTTTTTGTCTGGCTTAGACGCGTTTGTGGGAAGTCAGCTGGATTGGTATTTTTCTCGCCGAATGGATTACCTTTATGTAGAATATATTAcgtcaattttttcaatgcttCTGGtagaaaataacatttaaaaatatacgtaTATGCAGAGtggattcaaattttaatttctccttaggttttatttcctttttgccGTAGTGTAACTCGAAATGCATTTCAAGACTTTTAACAGTGATATGTCAGCAAGAACGTTTTAGTAGTactgtttttgtgtttttgtttttgacaaGTATAAATGcaggtttaaataaaaatctcaccaagattcaatgatttcctaaaaaaagttttacaactcataaaattttatttcacaaatatggttaaaaaaagtgaaatttcgaACACAGTCGTCCCAAATAATTGACATGAACCTATCCCGACAACGTAAGTTTGTTATCAAGAAAgttcgaaaatttcaattttcagagTGCTCGTTCCAAAAGGATTAACATAAACTTAATTGTTGTTACTTCGACCCTTTATCCTCTGTAGCCTGAAAACTTCAATTATTGTCTTATCAGCCTCATTAAGACATTAGTGATTTCTTAGTAAGGGGTTCAAAAAGGCGTTGCCAGATTTTGtccctttttaaatttaatttcatttaccCATTACATAccgatttcattatttatatcTACAATAtgtagaaatattaaaaatttaattacggtGCGCTCAAAAAATCGATGCCTAGATATGGGGATGAAACAAAGTTACCATTTACAgaattaattttccatatcTTCAATAgctagtaattttaaaaaccagatacatttattatttcgttGCGCGTATCGATCGTTCTTTACGGTACGACCTGAGCTGTACCTTTGCAAAAATCAGATTGTATATTTTCGTACCAATATTGTTTCTTGAATGATTCAGTCGAGTGTTAGCACGGCAATAGACAAGATGTgcgtaataaattaataatcggGGTGATCGGGTgatctttttgttttaaaaactcatGAAATACGTGACTAGTGTAGCTGACATTTAGTGGGCGAACGTAGGTGTCATGTAGCTGATATTTAGTGATTGAAAGTGGGTACCGTGTAACTGACATTTAGTGAGCGAAAGTGGCCTCTTTTCTAAGGCATCAAATGGTTTCCAACTCATGTTTctctaatgaaaaattgataaacttttattcaaattgaaagaTAGGTTTTGATTTGCAGAAAATATCCTGCCGCTCCATATATGCCCAATAATTGGAAGCTCTTTCAAttgatatataaaaattgttagttaattttgttatgaaaattaaaattgttagaaaCAATGTGCGTTGATATCTCAAACTCGATCTTATGCCTTACAAATAGTTTGGTATcgttttaacacaaaaatattttatgcacAATCAACAGAAGTATTACTTAGAACTTCACCTGGTAGACAGTAAAATAACAGTTTGCACTTACTGTATCTATCTTTATTCCTCTTAGTGAAATGCGATAGTTTACCGTCGAGACCAAAACTCTGATATGTGTCTTTTGTTAACGACAATACTAACTTTCCAAAGGGAGTGACGGCACAACAATTATCACAATCGATTCTGGTTCCAATACTGAGCAAAATTAACTTTCCTAAAACAAAAAGACTGTAAAGTATCACTGTATTTAACACAAGTATTAAGTgtggttttaaatttgagaCACCCCATTTGAATCTTAAAATCCATGTGATAtacacataaaatttttgtcaaaattctCCTGCCTTGTTTGAcaagatatattttaaaaatgacacTTTACTACTAGCACTTTTCTTCAACTGTAAGATGGCAATAATGagaattggaatttttatctTATGTTTTGGCTTAACACCATCATCATCAAGCTTATTCTTTAAAATACAAACATACATCATTTAAgccaaattttgttattatagAACCTCTTAACTTACCTTTCTTGACAAAGTGGTTTATAAAATTAGAATTCACTATATCGGACAAACTTAAGTCTCTAATCTTGTAATAGTCACAATCATCACTCAGGACATTAAGTACACTTTCTGGTACTCTCAAACAGTTTGGCAATACTATGGATACCTATAAAAACAACTATGTTGGTCTTTTAGATTGTTTAACTATCTGAAGATATACCAGTGACAATGGAAAGTGGATATGTTATGTCACTTTTACTCCTATTTAACCATCATCTACAGGTATAAGTAAGAACATAAAACTTATATAATGGAAGGAAAAATTATACCATATTACAAAATGGTCTTAATTGATTAAATTGTAGAAACATTGCACAGATATTTCCCGAACATCTACAGGCATTAAATCGTAATAAAGACAAATCCacagttcaatttttttcacataggGGAGCCTAGTATTATcatttagtaataaattttactctCAATTTTACCTAAATACTGAAAATCAAATCTTACCAAATGGTTGAAACTAAAcctgtttattttattcacaGGGAGTGTGTTGTAAAATTCCTGAATAGTGAAGGAGGTTTGTGGTGTCTGAAAAGACCACACTTCTGGATTTTGCATTCTAGCCCCAATTACGTCTCCTTCCTGATTCTCAGGTTTAGCATCTTCAAGAATGGGGAATATTGTACATGCACCTAAGTTGCCAGCAGTTATTAAGCAAAATGACGACTACAGGAAAAAATAAACCGATTTAGAAATTCAAGTTCAAGGAGAAAAGTGAATTGTATGACGCACTAGAGTGAACAGCAACGCATGTAgaattttttgtgttattttaaaattttgtaaagaaaatcataaaatggGAATAATATTAGCCATCATCGACTGTAAAGACATTTAGAATCTGTCAGTATCGTATCGACATACGTATATATTTCTCTCCTTATTAAGTGctgtaagttaaaaaaagacaCAATCTCATTTTCCCAAATCACAGACCAATAGGTTTTGTTTTGATTCAGCAATCTAACctcaatttcatattttttaatatgtttattttgttatttgctgTGAACATTCAAAGCTAATTACAATACGATAGATTAatgattgtatcattttaatttaattttgtaattattttaattgtgaaCACAGTATGAATGTTACCTGTAAAGTCTTGAAAAATAGGGGCTTGTTTCCAAATTCCTTGGGTATACTTGTGCATTATACTTCTAATTCTGAAAAACTGGCAAAAAGTGTAGAACAACCAACGGAGCCAAACTATTCTAACACTAAAGAAAACGTTGAGTTTTCGAAACTCGCCAAAAGTAAAATTCAGGACATATTAGGCTTGCAAGAAGCTAAAGCCATAAAAATACTGTCGTCCAACAAGAAACTCCTCACAACACCTAATAACATAATTAAGCTAAATTCAAACTTATGCAAAGAGAAAGGGTTATCCGGGGGGGTATTTATAAAGTATCCATTCCTACTTTCAGAGGCATGTTTACTTGAAAAGCTAGACAGCTTGGAAAAGTTaccaatttcattaaataccAGTATTCCATTGGCTAGGCTTTCAGTACGCAAAGTCAATGAATTTGGATCGAACAGggataatattattaaaaaaattaaagatttagtTAGAATATTTGGTGTAAGTTAATATTACAAGAAAAGATATTAGTATAGCAAAATGTAACACATTTTTAGGTGACTCAAGAAGAGGTTTGTGATATActatcaaagaaaaattttttaatttttaaaaatatagaagatattgaaaaaatgcttcaattttattatggTAAGCAAGTAGATAAACTTCTGCTTTGACATGGAGTTATAAGGTGTTCAAGATTCAATTAGCATTAGGATTACATGATATTTAAAgtatttctaaaaaagtaaCATGTTAGGTTCATTAgcagtttaatatttttttctgattctGAGAAAATTCTAATCTCATTAAATTTGGACCACCTGCATCTACATATAACAgatgatttaattaaacataatatatgtttttcttaaactcAGCATAAAAATGCTTTCAGATTATGGGTTTACTAAAGAACAAGTTTTAAACGATCTATGGATATTAAAATATAGCCAATCACTGGCATCAAATagatttgaatttataaagaaaaatgatatcAGTAATCTTAAAACATGGATGGTGAGATGTAAAgaagatattttatataagTAAGTGTTAATCTACCTAAAAGTCTACTGCAATTTTCTCTGTTTAATCAGATTAGTTATACATCACATAGTATATCTTTTATTAAATGGGTTCTTAAATGACCCTTAAGCTTATAACAAATAATACCACAAATGCCGATGTGAATATTGTGGAATAGGAATAGTCCATTAACTCTAttaccattaaatttttcttttaagaaatgtgatgaaattttaggattttgaaatttttcaggcATATCAAACGTGAATCTGAAAATAGAAGCCTTTTGGGTGAATACTCTGTGTCACAATATCTTtcagaaaagttgttttgcaatgaaaattttatccaAAACTTGATAAAAAAACATCCCCAACTACAAAACAAGAGTCTGCGAAGAATAATCAATATGATAGAATTGTTATACAAGAATGGTTTCACTGCTCAGCACATTTGTAAAACCCCACAAATCCTGCTTCACAGCACCAAAACTACAGAAATAAGGATAAAACAACTTCTTAAATTAGGTTTGAAGCCAAACAGTTTATATGTGTTTACGAAGAGTCGGAGACGATATTTAGAATATGTTCAGAATATGTTGAAAACACAGAGTAAAATCGAAAATGAGTCaataaaatcataatattaaaatatgtttagagTTTAAATAGCTGATTAATCACCCTACTTCTAAAGTCTAGTCTATTGGTAATATTTGATCTTCATTAAGATCTGCTGTAAATAACTTCTGTTTAAGTTTATCTGGCATTGTTCATATATCACATaatccatttgaaattttgtcaacaacactatttatttttctgttgaattttttgggactgagaattgaaatatacaaaaaaaactactgCTGATAATCTGGCCAGCAACTCTTGTTGGTTCAAATCGTGGGCCCATTCTATTCGTCcccattttccattttggtaTTCTTCTTCCAGCCGCGATAATAAAACGGCGCGATCGGGTGTTAAAAACCTTTCAATAGTAGCTAGAGTAAGAATTACTGATTTCAGTGTGTCTACCCCATATACAAaacctaaaaagaaaaaaaaatttatggtcCTTTCAGGAAATACTAATGAACTTTGTATAATGAGTATATATTGATATATCCCTACTTACCATTAATTGCTGCGAAGTTATAGGACATTAAATGACGTGTCAATGTGGTCTTATCCTCTTCACTAACAGGCAAAACATCCATTTGAATAGATTTTTTCAGCTTAACATGGAATCTTTTATTAAACCAATCTATCACTGGATCCCACTCactttcttggaatttcagtAAATCTTCATCTTCCTTAGAAACAACTCTCATTCAatccataaatatttaagatttaaagCAAGTAAATACTTACATTGCATTGAAATAACACTGTATCAGTATCTAAGTAATTTACAATGTAGTTTACTATatctaattttgttaaattatttgggTTATCCAGTATTGTATTACACAGGGTTgtctaaaaaagaaaacatataGGTGGAACAACTGAGAATAGAGTTTTTACTGTGTTATAGGCTTTTGATTATATGACTAAGATACAAAAATTGTTGCTTACAAGGTGCATTTTACTTTGTATGATTTTGTCTTTTTGTGAGTTCCATTCTACTGAAACTGCCAAAGCTAAGGGTTCACTGTCCACTGTAAAGGGATTACCTTTAGGTGTCTTCAATTTGCGTTGATCTAAAGTGACTTCATATTTTCCTTCACTTTTTAAGATTCCAGTGTTTTTGTAAAATCTGTTTTGAGATgctaaaataaacattacacACTGCAGGCGGAATATTGTTCAGTTCTAtggttttcatggaaattttctGCTTGATGAAGTGGTCAGTAACGGCCCTAAATATAATAAACCTTACCATAATTTCTTCCCAATATCTTGAAACCACTACTTATCGAAGaccatttcaaataaaagtttttagcCATTATTAGGGCTTCGATACGATACACTCCCTTTgattaacataaaataaacttataaaaatataaaactccTGAAATTACTGAGCCAAACACGTCAAATAGAGTTAGGGCTTCTTTCCTTCTGGTCAATTTCTAAACCTTTAACCCTATGTCTAATTAGCCGGGTGCCTGTTCTATTATGTCATAATCAGCtgtgaattaaaaatgatgtgGTCTATCATCTCAGTCGGCTCTTGACTGCTGATAAAATGAGAGGAAATCGAAACAGAGAAGAAGAACAGAAACGACCTTAACCCtacttaatttttaagatttttttattgacagaTTCATCTgatattgtttatattttaattaatacaaaatgttctaaattgAACAAAGCATTATAAACAGCTCCAAAAATGAATAACTTAAATTGTCGTCACTTACTGTCGCATATACCTTTACAATCTCACTGCAGATTCAAAACTACACAAACATCAACAGAATACTGTCTTGATTTAATTAGGTAAGactatttcataaaaatgataagaaaacTGTAGTAGAACAGTACAACTTTGAACCGAATATTGCTTGGCTATGATTTGCCTTTGAATTTTATGGCCAAAAAAGCATTAGGTTAAGATATTCAGTTTTTCCCTAAGCACCGCTCTGGTTTCTGCAAGCATCAAGTTTGTAACATTTCAGTGTTGTAAATTAAATAGTCAGGGCAAGGTATTTTACAATCAACAAGAGAGTTGTAAtgttttttgtgattattaaTGCTTATTTGATAAACTATATAATTTGCCATTCGGATTAAGAGTGAGGTTGTATTGGTAGATTTTTGTGTCTTAAAccagtaatttttgtttgacaGAAGAGTCTATAAATGTAAAACATTCTCcatgtattttattttgtaaaataccttcaatccttgtttttcaataaaactgtATTTATAATTAGCAATTTAGCTAATTACTATATATATTCCAAATTTACAAATCAACATTATCAAAGAATTACTAGACTATTGTGAAAATCTGTGGTTGTAGCTTTataatcaaattcaaaaatttttttatttcagaaaatatgactatgaaaatttcatatgtACTTTACTATTAAAAAACACATCAAGGTCAGTGGCCTTGGCAGTAAGAGGGTTCAACGTTGAAGTAGCTAAAGTACCAGAACAAGTCTCTCAGAGTAACATAGGTCTAATGCGCTTAAAATTTTGGGAAGAAGTTATAGATAAATGTTACTCCAAAGATTTGAAACAAGTACCCCAACATCCAGTAGCAATAGAGTTATTTAAGGTACCTACCAAAATTTGTTGTTAGATTTAGTAGCATTTCCCTGACACAATGGAGAATATTGTTACCTATTTACCAAGGTAGGTCTTTTGGTTTACAAATCTGAAAGCAAACTTAGTGGCGGTATTGATTTGGAAGGCCTAGCCTGAACTCTTGGCCTCTAGGAAAATGCTATtgctgacatttttttaactttaaataaagggtttgtgtttttcttagaagttatGATTTCTATATGCTAATAGTGCATCCAAACCAAGAGTTAATTTCACAAAGGCAAAGTATGGGCCATTTTATTCCTTCACTTAAAACATTTAGTAAATGCCAACTTAAGGTATAGATTAGCTATTCAATCTGTAAATCAGAAAGCTTGCCCTCCAGTACACCTCTCCATACATGCTATACTTGAAaggcatatttttgaaaacattgtgttttttaataattcttttctTCTCAAAAAGGGGGTTTTAGGCAATTACCAAAGCAAACCTAAGCAAAAGATACTTAAAGAACTTAGTTTCAGCAAGACAAAGCATTATAAATACTCAAAGTATTAAAACTTTAGAAGACATAGAAAAATATGCTGATCAAACTGTGTcaagtatttattatttgatcCTTGAAGGTTGTGGCATAAGAAACATGGATGCTGACCATGCAGCCTCTCATTTGGGCAAAGCTCAGGGTATTGTGCAGCAATTAAGGTAAATTTAAGTTATGAGCTACAAATTTATAAGTTAGAACTCAATTTTAGGAGTATTCCTCACAGCaaagaattaaatttcatacCAATACCCCAAGATGTTCTTATAAAATATCAAGTTAGTCAAGAAGCAGTTTTAAGGGGGCATAATTCTCAAAACTTGTCAGattgtgtttttgaaattgcGAGTAGGGCGCACCAACATTTGCAGAAAACACGAAGTTTGGGAGATAAAGTTCCTAAAGATGGAAAAATAG
This portion of the Euwallacea fornicatus isolate EFF26 chromosome 4, ASM4011564v1, whole genome shotgun sequence genome encodes:
- the LOC136350864 gene encoding ribonuclease P protein subunit p40-like isoform X2; translated protein: MQNPEVWSFQTPQTSFTIQEFYNTLPVNKINRFSFNHLVSIVLPNCLRVPESVLNVLSDDCDYYKIRDLSLSDIVNSNFINHFVKKGKLILLSIGTRIDCDNCCAVTPFGKLVLSLTKDTYQSFGLDGKLSHFTKRNKDRYIVEIDLTSKLIQNKPNYDRITTALNSLERFSVIFNWKPPDESICPSSAAKYFDSLKYVVQRCEPKSETHVVYSIKSPTLEGECDEEDIVDFAEWLGMVSLDGDFTGSAGDYVNSYEAPEPNVEVGQIRVLLLRGFYQSSDILKLLEVLRAYNVGQDDLWVAAYVQGFSDSPVIEGKEEHHYFTNGDNGNIYVLKKDKFILCQQRCSAKRYK
- the LOC136350864 gene encoding F-box/LRR-repeat protein 2-like isoform X1, translating into MPKFKDVPTLKTLALKSIGLFIVHTTPAIMNNVQYIRDSQKLITNVQKSIDRLNETLVSYVPYYLYESMAVEVLQAVRALIEKTKKHYYPRVSMSKYWTEMNIVVSLTEVVLNSRLRSVDFSQWPKIMRYVLYKNLEKMSGLENLNLGSCTGDCKTMELDKSILCGIRNMKNLRSICLCFDCSDVIIQTISENCAHIQCIDVMSSRSVTDRSIPYLLNCKNLKELQLHRTSITTAGHSKLICGLPKLRDIGRCDEFSDIIEHISQREIHYGPFELRKVHTRDLTTESAILLVSMFPKLEFISLFYYDLRIADLSAFISLNHLREVKFLSCAFYEHSLNELLKVGGFKLTHLHLEHVEEMDMNVLVVIGKYCPKIKSLVFYNCDFRYFANERPIGPTMCSQPFRNLERVFWVVDGSISHLEVILTYAVNIKYIHLGSSTGITHSNLVNILRVNPMKYLEELRVLYSCDMSMRTVELLLASCPNLKVLSELESWQGISMDELKAFKKHIKEVNFDLDISPTLSFTSC
- the mTTF gene encoding transcription termination factor, mitochondrial, with translation MNVTCKVLKNRGLFPNSLGILVHYTSNSEKLAKSVEQPTEPNYSNTKENVEFSKLAKSKIQDILGLQEAKAIKILSSNKKLLTTPNNIIKLNSNLCKEKGLSGGVFIKYPFLLSEACLLEKLDSLEKLPISLNTSIPLARLSVRKVNEFGSNRDNIIKKIKDLVRIFGVTQEEVCDILSKKNFLIFKNIEDIEKMLQFYYDYGFTKEQVLNDLWILKYSQSLASNRFEFIKKNDISNLKTWMVRCKEDILYKHIKRESENRSLLGEYSVSQYLSEKLFCNENFIQNLIKKHPQLQNKSLRRIINMIELLYKNGFTAQHICKTPQILLHSTKTTEIRIKQLLKLGLKPNSLYVFTKSRRRYLEYVQNMLKTQSKIENESIKS
- the l(2)k14505 gene encoding ATP synthase mitochondrial F1 complex assembly factor 2, producing the protein MAKNFYLKWSSISSGFKILGRNYASQNRFYKNTGILKSEGKYEVTLDQRKLKTPKGNPFTVDSEPLALAVSVEWNSQKDKIIQSKMHLTTLCNTILDNPNNLTKLDIVNYIVNYLDTDTVLFQCNEDEDLLKFQESEWDPVIDWFNKRFHVKLKKSIQMDVLPVSEEDKTTLTRHLMSYNFAAINGFVYGVDTLKSVILTLATIERFLTPDRAVLLSRLEEEYQNGKWGRIEWAHDLNQQELLARLSAVVFFVYFNSQSQKIQQKNK
- the sicily gene encoding NADH dehydrogenase (ubiquinone) complex I, assembly factor 6 isoform X2, whose protein sequence is MNNLNCRHLLSHIPLQSHCRFKTTQTSTEYCLDLIRKYDYENFICTLLLKNTSRSVALAVRGFNVEVAKVPEQVSQSNIGLMRLKFWEEVIDKCYSKDLKQVPQHPVAIELFKAITKANLSKRYLKNLVSARQSIINTQSIKTLEDIEKYADQTVSSIYYLILEGCGIRNMDADHAASHLGKAQGIVQQLRSIPHSKELNFIPIPQDVLIKYQVSQEAVLRGHNSQNLSDCVFEIASRAHQHLQKTRSLGDKVPKDGKIAFLPAVPVSIYLSVSL
- the sicily gene encoding NADH dehydrogenase (ubiquinone) complex I, assembly factor 6 isoform X1 yields the protein MNNLNCRHLLSHIPLQSHCRFKTTQTSTEYCLDLIRKYDYENFICTLLLKNTSRSVALAVRGFNVEVAKVPEQVSQSNIGLMRLKFWEEVIDKCYSKDLKQVPQHPVAIELFKAITKANLSKRYLKNLVSARQSIINTQSIKTLEDIEKYADQTVSSIYYLILEGCGIRNMDADHAASHLGKAQGIVQQLRSIPHSKELNFIPIPQDVLIKYQVSQEAVLRGHNSQNLSDCVFEIASRAHQHLQKTRSLGDKVPKDGKIAFLPAVPVSIYLSRLQQVDYNVLDSRLVHRSWKLLPTVYWYMLKNTY